The sequence CACGAGCACCACATGCGCACCTCTGGAGACTCAATGCCTACTTCCCCCTCGGGTCGCCCCCTGCCGACCCGGGCGCGCGCCCGCACCCTGGTCGCGTTCCTCGTCCTGGTCGTCCCCGGCGCGCTGCTCGCGGGCTGCAGCAGCGACGAGGAGCCGCGCTCGGGCAGGACGCCCCGCGCGGGCGCTGCCAGCGCGAGCCAGGTGAGCGCCGCCATACCCTCCGAGGTGAAGACCGACGCCAAGGTCGCCCACGTCATCGGCCGGCTGCCGGGCACCCGGCGCAAGGCCGTCCGCCAGCAGGTGGAAGCGGTCATCGACCGTTGGTGGCAGCGGGCCTATCTCACGACCGGGCACGCGCGCATCGATGCCACCAGGGTGTTCGCGGGATTCACCCCCGGAGCCCAGCGTCGTGCTCGCTTCGACCGGGCCCTGATGACCAGCGCCGACCTGCGCGCCGAGTCGGTGACCCCCCTCATGCGCAAGGTGCGGCTCGACCTGCTGGCCGTGAACGGCCGCGCGCGGTCGGTCACGGCGCGGTTCGACCTGCGCCTGCGCACCTCGGGCGAGCGGGAGGGGCGGCTGCGGATGAACGGTCGACTGTTCCTCGTCCACAGGCCGGCCGGCTGGCGGGTCTTCGGCTACGACGTCGCGAAGGGGTGGATGTGATGAGGCCCCTGCCCCTGCACATCGGACGCAGGCTGCGCACCGGCCTGCTCGGCTGCGTCCTGGCGGCGACCGCACTCGTCGTGCCCGACGCATCGGTCCAGCCTGCTGACGTCGAGCTGGTCAAGATCCAGCAGGCAGGCGGGGTCTCGGTGGGACCCGACGTCGTCTGGATCCTGGCCGTCGGCTCGGATGCCCGGCGCGGCCAGGACATGCTGCGCAGCCGCGGTGACGCGCTCCAGCTCGTCGGCATCAACACCCGCACGCGCGCAGCCACGGCGATCGGGGTGCCGCGCGACTCGTGGGTCGACCTCCCCGGCCACGGACGGCAGAAGATCAACTCCGCCCTCTACTTCGGCGGTCCCAAGGCCATGGCGGAGGCGATGACCCGCCTGATCGGCATCCGCCCCGAATACGTCATGGTCACCCGCTTCCCGTTCTTCGAGGACATGGTGGACTCGATCGGCGGCATCGAGGTCGACAACCCGCGGGCCTTCAGCGACCCCTACCTCAAGAAGGACGGGTTCCGGCCGGGCCGGATCCGCCTCGGTGGCTATGACGCGATGGCGTTCTCCCGCATCCGCAAGGGCCTGGCCGGGGGCGACTTCGACCGCTCGGCCAACCAGCAGCGGACGCTGCGCGGCATCCACGCGCGCATCAGGTCGCAGGCCGACCGGCCCGGCTTCATCGAGCGGGGGGTGATGACCGTGCTCAAGCACATGTCGACCAACGTCGGACCGGCCGACCTCTACGTCCTGGCCCAGGCGGTGGCCCAGGTCGAGCCCGCCCGGATCACCACCTGCGTGATCCGTGGCCGGATCGGATCAGCGGCCGGCCAGAGCGTGGTCTTCCCGGACGTCGCCCAGGCGCGACGGCTCGGTGACGACGCGCGTCGCGACGCCACCCTGAAGGGCTGCTAGGAGCACGATCCTCACACCAGGACGCAAACGTCCTGGTCGGTGGACCGGAAAGAACGAGTGTGCCTCCGGCAGGATTCGAACCTGCGGCACCTGGTACCGGAAACCAGTGCTCTATCCCCTGAGCTACGGAGGCATGCCCCGCACAGCGACGCAGCGTGGGAAGACTAGCCGCTGATATCGACGCGAGTGAAACCGGTGCCCGCGGATAGGCTTCGCCGGTGACTCCTGAGGATCTATCGCGCATCATCGTCGACACCCTGGCGGCCCTGCAGGCCGAGGGGGCGCTGTCGCTCGCCGACGGCCTGCCCAGCACGGTGACGGTGGAGCGACCCCGCCAGAAGGGTCACGGCGACTACGCCACCAACGTCGCCCTGCAGCTGGCGAAGAAGGCGGGCTCCAACCCGCGGGCCTTCGCCGAGCTGGTGGCGGCGCGGCTGGGCGACGCCGAAGGTGTGGCGGGGGTGGAGGTCGCCGGGCCCGGCTTCCTCAACATCACCGTCGACGCGGGAGCCCAAGGGACGGTTGCCGCCGACATCGTCAGCGCAGGCGAGACGTATGGCGCCTCGGACGCCTTCGCCGGGGAGAGGATCAACCTCGAGTTCGTCTCGGCCAACCCGACCGGCCCCCTGCACCTGGGTGGCGTCAGGTGGGCGGCCGTCGGCGACGCCCTCGGTCGCATCTTCACGATGACCGGCGCCGACGTCACCCGGGAGTACTACTTCAACGACCACGGGGCCCAGATCGACCGGTTCAGCGGCTCGCTGCTGGCGAGCGCTCGTCAGCGGCCGGTCCCCGAGGACGGGTACGGCGGGCAGTACATCCACGACATCGCTGCTGCGGTCGTCGAGAAGCGGCCGGAGGTGCTCGAGCTCGACGACGAGGCGGCCAGGGAGGTCTTCCGCGAGGTCGGCGTGGACATGATGTTCGCCGAGATCAAGCAGTCGCTCCACGACTTCGGCGTGGACTTCGACGTCTTCTTCCACGAGGACGACCTGCACCGGAGCGGAGCCGTCGGTCGAGCGATCGAGCGGCTCACCGAGCTCGGCAACACCTATGTCGAGGACGGCGCCACCTGGCTGGCGACCGAGAAGTTCGGCGACGACAAGGACCGGGTCATCATCAAGTCCGACGGCAAGGGTGCCTACCTGTCGGGAGACCTGGCCTACTACCTCGACAAGAGGGAGCGCGGCTTCGACCGCTGCTTCATCATGCTCGGGGCCGACCACCACGGCTACGTCGCCCGGATGATGGCGATGTGTGCGGCGTTCGGCGACCAGCCCCACGTCAACCTCGAGATCCTGATCGGCCAGATGGTCAACCTCCTGCGAGACGGCGAGCCGCTGCGGATGTCGAAGCGCGCCGGGACCGTGGTCACGATCGACGACCTGGTCGAGGCCATCGGCGTGGATGCCTCCCGCTACGCCCTGGCCCGCTACCACTCCGACAGCCCGATCGACATCGACCTGGACCTCTGGTCCAGGGCCAGCAACGACAACCCGGTCTACACCGTGCAATACGCCCACGCCCGGGTGTCGAGCCTGATGCGCAACGCGGCCGACCTCGGCGTCGAGGCGACCTCCCACCCCGCCCTGCTCGCCCACGAGAAGGAGGGCGAGCTGCTCCGGTCGCTGGCGGAGTTCCCGCGGGTGGTCAAGGCGGCCGCCGAGCTGCGTGAGCCCCACCGCGTCGCCCGCTACCTCGAGGGCCTGGCCGGCACCTACCACCGCTTCTACGACAGCTGCCGGGTCCTGCCCCGCGGCGACGAGGAGACGAGCGACCTGCACCGGGCCCGTCTCCTACTGGTGGACGCGACACGCATCGTCCTGGCCAACGGGCTCGGGCTGCTCGGCGTGACCGCTCCCGAGAGGATGTGAGGACGTGCCCACGTCGCACCCGTCCGGCTGGGCGCACGCGGACGGCGCGCTGCGGGGACCGTCCTGGCTGCGCCAGCCCACCGATGCCAACGAGATCGTGCCGCTGCTGTGGTCGACGACGGCCGAGAAGGACGGGGGAGTCCTCAGTGTCGGCGGAGTGGCGGTGACCGACCTCGTCCGCCAGGAGGGCAGCCCGGCCTATGTCCTGGACGAGGTGGACTTCCGGTCCCGAGCCCGGGCGTTCAAGCAGGCCTTCGACACCTACGACGTCTTCTATGCCGGCAAGGCCTTCCTGTCCACCACCACGGTGCGCTGGCTCGACGAGGAGGGCCTGCACCTCGACGTCTGCTCCGGCGGGGAGCTCAGCGTGGCGCAGCGCGCGGGGTTCCCGATGGAGCGTGTGGGCTATCACGGCAACAACAAGACCGAGTCCGAGCTGGCCCGGGCCCTCCACCTCGGTGTCGGCAGGATCATCGTCGACTCGTTCCACGAGATCGAGCGGCTCGAGCGACTCACCGCCGCCGGCGGCCGGACCGCCCGGGTGATGATCCGCGTCACTGCCGGCGTCGAGGCCCACACCCACGAATACATCGCCACCGCGCACGAGGACCAGAAGTTCGGGTTCTCGATCACGAGCGGTGACGCCTTCGAGGCCGCACGCCGGGTGCATGATGCCGCCGGACTGGAGCTCCTCGGGCTGCACAGCCACATCGGCAGCCAGATCTTCGACTCCTCGGGCTTCGAGGTCGCCGCTCGTCGGGTGCTGGCCCTGCACGCCCGGGTGAGCGAGGAGATCGGCGTCGACATGCCGGAGATGGACCTCGGCGGGGGTTTCGGCATCGCCTACACGACGCAGGACGACCCCAGTGACCCCGCGCAGCTGGCCGGAGAGATGTCCAAGATCGTCGAGCACGAGTGCAAGGCGCTCGGCATCGCCGAGCCCCGGCTGAGCATCGAGCCCGGTCGTGCCATCGTCGGCCCGTCCATGTGCACCGTCTACACCGTCGGCACCGTCAAGGAGGTCGCACTGGACGGCGGGCAGGTGAGGGCCTACGTCTCGGTCGACGGCGGGATGAGCGACAACATCCGCACCGCCCTGTATGACGCGGACTACTCCGCGACCTTGGCGTCGCGGCGCTCGGACGCGCCGGCTGTCCTGTCCCGGGTCGTCGGCAAGCACTGCGAGGCCGGCGACATCGTCGTGAAGGACGAGTTCCTCCCCGCCGACGTGGCCCCTGGCGACCTCCTGGCCGTGCCCGGAACAGGTGCCTACTGCCGCTCGATGGCCTCCAACTACAACCACGTCCTGCGCCCTGCGGTGATCGCTGTGCGGGACGGGAAGATTTCCGTCGTCCTGCGCAGGGAGACTGAGGACGACCTGTTGGCTACAGACGTGGGTGCGTGATGGAAGAGAAGCGACTGAACGTCGCAGTGCTGGGTTGTGGGTCCGTCGGTTCGCAGGTCGTCCGGCTGCTGACCGAGCAGGCTGACGACCTGGCGGCACGCGTCGGAGCTCCGGTCGAGCTCGTGGGCGTCGCCGTACGCCGACTCGACGCACCCCGCGACATCGAGGTCCCCGAGGGCCTCCTGACCACGGACGCGGCCGGGCTCGTCGCCCGCGACGACGTCGACGTGGTGGTCGAGGTGATCGGCGGCATCGAGCCGGCCCGGTCGCTGATCCTCAGCGCCCTGGAGAACGGCGCCAGCGTCGTCACGGCCAACAAGGCGCTGCTCGCCGAGGACGGTCCGACGCTGTTCGAGGCTGCGACCAAGGCCGAGCGCGACCTCTACTACGAGGCGGCCGTCGCCGGCGCCATCCCCATCCTGCGTCCGCTGCGGGAGTCCCTGGCCGGCGACAAGGTCACCCGCGTGCTCGGCATCGTCAACGGCACCACCAACTTCATCCTCGACAAGATGGACACCGCGGGCAGCGGCTTCTCCGAGGCGCTGGAGGAGGCCCAGGCCCTCGGGTATGCCGAGGCGGACCCCACGGCCGACGTCGAGGGCTTCGACGCCGCGGCCAAGGCCGCGATCCTGGCCAGCCTGGCCTTCCACTCCCGGGTGACTGCCTCCGACGTCTATCGCGAAGGCATCTCCGAGGTCACCGCTGCCGACGTCCAGTCCGCGCGCGAGATGGGCGCGGTCGTGAAGCTGCTGGCCATCTGCGAGCTCCGCGGCGACCAGGTCGCGGCGAGGGTGCATCCTGCGATGATCCCGCGCAGCCACCCGCTCGCCAGCGTGCACGGCGCCTACAACGCCGTCTTCGTGGAGTCCGAGGCCGCCGGCCAGCTGATGTTCTACGGTCCCGGCGCCGGTGGTTCGCCGACTGCCAGCGCCGTGCTCGGTGACCTGGTCACGGTCGCGCGCAACCGGCTCGCCGACACCCGCGGGGCCGGCGAGTCGGCATACGCCGATCGTGCGGTGCTGCCGATGGGGGAGACCCGGACCCGCTACCACGTCGCGCTCGACGTCGACGACCGCTCAGGGGTGCTCGCCGCGGTCGCGACGACCTTCGCCGACAACGGTGTCTCGATCCAGACCGTCCGCCAGGAGGGCCGTGGCGCCGATGCCCAGCTCGTCGTGGTCAGCCACGGCGCCACGGATGCCGCGCTGAGCTCGACCGTGCAGCAGCTGCGCGGGATGGACATCGTGCGTGACGTCACCTCGGTGATGCGTGTCGAAGGGGGCGACGAATGAGCACGACCCACGGACAGTGGCCGCGCCGTCAATGGTTGGGGGTCATC comes from Nocardioides piscis and encodes:
- the lysA gene encoding diaminopimelate decarboxylase, with the translated sequence MPTSHPSGWAHADGALRGPSWLRQPTDANEIVPLLWSTTAEKDGGVLSVGGVAVTDLVRQEGSPAYVLDEVDFRSRARAFKQAFDTYDVFYAGKAFLSTTTVRWLDEEGLHLDVCSGGELSVAQRAGFPMERVGYHGNNKTESELARALHLGVGRIIVDSFHEIERLERLTAAGGRTARVMIRVTAGVEAHTHEYIATAHEDQKFGFSITSGDAFEAARRVHDAAGLELLGLHSHIGSQIFDSSGFEVAARRVLALHARVSEEIGVDMPEMDLGGGFGIAYTTQDDPSDPAQLAGEMSKIVEHECKALGIAEPRLSIEPGRAIVGPSMCTVYTVGTVKEVALDGGQVRAYVSVDGGMSDNIRTALYDADYSATLASRRSDAPAVLSRVVGKHCEAGDIVVKDEFLPADVAPGDLLAVPGTGAYCRSMASNYNHVLRPAVIAVRDGKISVVLRRETEDDLLATDVGA
- a CDS encoding LCP family protein encodes the protein MRPLPLHIGRRLRTGLLGCVLAATALVVPDASVQPADVELVKIQQAGGVSVGPDVVWILAVGSDARRGQDMLRSRGDALQLVGINTRTRAATAIGVPRDSWVDLPGHGRQKINSALYFGGPKAMAEAMTRLIGIRPEYVMVTRFPFFEDMVDSIGGIEVDNPRAFSDPYLKKDGFRPGRIRLGGYDAMAFSRIRKGLAGGDFDRSANQQRTLRGIHARIRSQADRPGFIERGVMTVLKHMSTNVGPADLYVLAQAVAQVEPARITTCVIRGRIGSAAGQSVVFPDVAQARRLGDDARRDATLKGC
- the argS gene encoding arginine--tRNA ligase: MTPEDLSRIIVDTLAALQAEGALSLADGLPSTVTVERPRQKGHGDYATNVALQLAKKAGSNPRAFAELVAARLGDAEGVAGVEVAGPGFLNITVDAGAQGTVAADIVSAGETYGASDAFAGERINLEFVSANPTGPLHLGGVRWAAVGDALGRIFTMTGADVTREYYFNDHGAQIDRFSGSLLASARQRPVPEDGYGGQYIHDIAAAVVEKRPEVLELDDEAAREVFREVGVDMMFAEIKQSLHDFGVDFDVFFHEDDLHRSGAVGRAIERLTELGNTYVEDGATWLATEKFGDDKDRVIIKSDGKGAYLSGDLAYYLDKRERGFDRCFIMLGADHHGYVARMMAMCAAFGDQPHVNLEILIGQMVNLLRDGEPLRMSKRAGTVVTIDDLVEAIGVDASRYALARYHSDSPIDIDLDLWSRASNDNPVYTVQYAHARVSSLMRNAADLGVEATSHPALLAHEKEGELLRSLAEFPRVVKAAAELREPHRVARYLEGLAGTYHRFYDSCRVLPRGDEETSDLHRARLLLVDATRIVLANGLGLLGVTAPERM
- a CDS encoding homoserine dehydrogenase; translation: MEEKRLNVAVLGCGSVGSQVVRLLTEQADDLAARVGAPVELVGVAVRRLDAPRDIEVPEGLLTTDAAGLVARDDVDVVVEVIGGIEPARSLILSALENGASVVTANKALLAEDGPTLFEAATKAERDLYYEAAVAGAIPILRPLRESLAGDKVTRVLGIVNGTTNFILDKMDTAGSGFSEALEEAQALGYAEADPTADVEGFDAAAKAAILASLAFHSRVTASDVYREGISEVTAADVQSAREMGAVVKLLAICELRGDQVAARVHPAMIPRSHPLASVHGAYNAVFVESEAAGQLMFYGPGAGGSPTASAVLGDLVTVARNRLADTRGAGESAYADRAVLPMGETRTRYHVALDVDDRSGVLAAVATTFADNGVSIQTVRQEGRGADAQLVVVSHGATDAALSSTVQQLRGMDIVRDVTSVMRVEGGDE